The nucleotide sequence CGACCTGCCAGCTCAGATGCAGGCCTCGCCGGGACTTGATGAACTCCGGTGCGCGGGATCCCAGTTCGGCTTCCTGGCCGTCTGCGGACTCCCCGGTGCGCTCGTCACTCTCCGCATTCATGGTCCCAACTTACCCGACGGCGGGCAGTCGCCGGAATGGCGGTATTACCGCAGGTCACACGCCCCCATACGAGCTACCTGAACGATCACAAAACCGACAGAGGGGTTTACAACGGCACTGGAGGTGGCATGTCGATTTCGCCGACGTGCGAATCCCCGAGCGCACACTGAGCGAAAGGCCCTGGCGCTTATGAACACCACGGTCAGCTGCGAGCTGCACCTGCGCCTCGTTGTGTCGAGCGAGTCCTCACTGCCTGTACCCGCGGGCCTGCGGTATGACACGGCCGATCCGTATGCCGTGCACGCCACCTTCCACACCGGAGCCGAGGAGACGGTCGAGTGGGTCTTCGCCCGCGACCTTCTCGCCGAGGGGCTGCACCGGCCCACCGGCACGGGCGACGTCCGCGTCTGGCCGTCACGTAGTCACGGCCAGGGAGTCGTCTGCATCGCGCTGAGCTCCCCCGAGGGAGAAGCCCTGCTCGAGGCCCCGGCGAGGGCCCTGGAGTCGTTCCTGAAGCGGACCGACGCCGCCGTGCCACCGGGCACCGAGCACCGGCACTTCGACCTCGATACGGAGCTCTCCCACATCCTGGCCGACAGCTGAGCCAGGCCGAGAGCCGTACGGCGCCGTCCGACTCGGGGCGACGGCGCCACGCGGGCAGCCACATAGGCACGACACCGGCGCTCCCCACCGCGCAGCCGGCGCGGTGGAGGGCGCCGTTGTCCTTTTGCCGGTCGCGCTAAAGTCAGCGCCATTCCGCGGGCGCCCGCCCGCGGCCGGCCAGGGAGCGAATCGTGCTGATCCCCCACGACACCCGGATCGCCCTCGACACCGTCGTCGATCTGATGAACACCGCGCCCCAGGGCGACCGGCCCGACGAGCTCGCGGACATCGAGGGGCTGCAGACCTTCGTCCACGCGCACAAGATCAGCGACGTGGGCGACCTCGGCCCCGCCGACCTGCGGGCCGTCCGGCTGGTCCGCGAGAAGTTCGCGGCGGTCTTCTCCGCCCCCGAGGCCCGGATCGCGGCCCCGCTGATCAACCAGCTGGTGGCGGGTGCGGGCACCACGCCTCAGCTCACCGACCACGACGGCTACGACTGGCACGTGCACTACTTCGCGCCGGGCGCCTCGGTGGCGGACCACCTGGCGGCCGACTGCGGCATGGCGCTGGCGTTCATCGTGGTGGCCGGCGAGCAGGAGCGGCTGCGCCGCTGCGAGGCCCCGGACTGCGGCCGGGCCTTCGTCGACCTGTCCCGCAACCGCTCGCGCCGCTACTGCGACAGCCGCACCTGCGGAAACCGGCTGCACGTGGCCGCGTACCGGGCGCGCCGCAAGGAGGCCGCGGGCTGAGACCGCCCGGGCCGCACGCGGCCGCCCCGGCCGCACGGCCTCACAGGACGAAGAGCGCACGGCCTCACAGGACGAAGAGGTCGTGCACGGCGGCCATCAGCAGCAGACAGCCGATCACCCCGAGAAAGATCATCAGCGGCGGCTGGGAGAGCGCGAACAGACAGCCGCGCGGCTCGTCGGCAGGGGCATCGGTGGCGGCGGGGACGGCGTCCCGCGAGGTATCGAGCATCTCGGGGGGATGATGACGCACCCCGGACCCCGGAAATCCCGCAACACGCCCCACGGCAAGGGTCGTTCACCCCTTCCCGTGGATCGCCGGACGATCACGGGAACGGGAACCGCCAGAAGCGATCAGATTCCGTGCTTCTTCAGAATCGCCTCGATGTCGCTGAAGTCCTCCCCGGCGGTCGCGCCGGCCTGCGGCTTCGCCGTCACGGCGCGCGAGGGCGACGACGCCGCGGGCGCCACGGCGCCCGGCCCGGCCCCACCGGTGGTCTCCTTGCGGCCACCGCGCCGCCGCTCGACGGCCCGGGTGGACAGGAACAGCACCCAGGCGAGGCCGAGGACACCGAAGCCGGCCCAGGCGACCGGGCTGAAGGCCGTGTCCGCGATCCAGTCGACGGCGCCGGTCATCACGAGACCGAGCGGCACCAGGGAGTAGGCCGCGATACGGGCGGCGGACACGAATCGCTTCCGGTACGCCGTGATCGCGGCGATGCCCAGGCCCGCCGCGGACACCGCGGAGCAAATGGTCTCGGCGAGCATGCGGTCCTCCAGGTCCCGGGTGATACGTCTCTTCCATCGTGCACCGCCGGAGCCGTCCCGGGCCATGTCCCCGGCCCGGTCTCAGGGAGATCTCCGGGTCACCCCCGCCGGGATCTCCTCCCCAGGTCCTGGTGAGGGAGACTGCTCCCATGAGCGACTCCACCACCGCACCCGCCTCCCCCGTCGTCCTCGAGGCGTGGTTCGACCTCCAGTGCCCCGACTGCTTCCAGGCCCTCGACGACGTCCGCGCGCTCCGCGAGAAGTACGGCGACCGGCTCGACGTACAGCTGCGCCACTTCCCGCTCGCGAAGCACAAGCACGCGTACGCCGCCGCGCAGGCCGCCGAGGAGGCCTGCGAGCAGGGCAAGGGCTGGCCGTACGCGGAGGCGCTGCTGGCCAGGACCGCCGAGCTCGGCGAGCGGGGCGAGCCGGTCCTCATGGAGGTCGCGACCGAACTCGGCCTGGACGCCGAGGAGTTCGACACCGCCCTGATCGACGGCCGGCACCTGCTGACCGTCGACGCGGACGAGGCCGAGGGCAAGGCGATCAAGGTCACCGGCACGCCGACCTACGTCATCGGCGGCGAGCGCCTCGACGGCGGCCAGAGCCAGGACGGACTGCGCGGGCGGATCGAGGAGATCGCCGACCGCCTGCTGCGCGGCTGAGGGAGCCCGGCACCGGGGCGCCCTCCCCTACCGCAGTTCCTTCGCGCTGTTGACGTAGGTCGTGCGGTAGCCGAGGGACTCGTAGAGCCGGATCGCCGGGGTGTTGCCCGCGAAGACGTGCAGTCCGAGCAGGGTCTCCCCGGCCTCCCACGCGACCCGCTCGGCGAGCAGCATCAGCGCCCGGCCGTAGCCGTGGCCGCGCTGCGCCTCGTCGACCTCGATGTCGTACACGAAGCCCGCCCACAGACCCGGCTCCAGCTCGATCCGGCCGGTCCAGAGGAAACCCGCGGGCCGCCCGTCCCTGACCACGACGTGGATCGCGACCCCGGGGGTGTCGAGCCCCTCCGGGAGGTACCGGGCGTGGCTGCTCTCGGCCTTGGCGCGGGCCTGGTCCTCGGGGACGCCGCGGTCGATCCAGCTCCGCGCGAAGCCCTCCTTGGCCCGTACCTCCCAGGCCGCGTACTCGGCGCCGGTCATCGGACGGATCTCGACGCCCTCCGGCAGGAGCGGCTGCTCGGCGGGCAGCTCCTTCACCATGTTCCGGCTGCGCTCGGTGTAGCCGAGCGAGCGGACCATCCGCAGCGCCGCCTCGGCGTCGGCGGGCACCGAGACCTGCACCTCGACGCAGCCCCAGCCGCGCAGCACCTCCTCGGAGGCGAGCGCCGCGACCGTGCCCCTGCCCCGTCCTCGGTCCGGCTCGTCGACCCGGAGCCGGCCGATCACGCCGGAGGCGGCGCCGAAGCCCGGGTCGGTCGAGAGGTGGACGGAACCGACGCGGCGGCTGTTCACACAGACGTCGTAGGTACGGGAACGTCCGCCGTCGGGCGTCTGCTGAAGCGGCTCGGCCGGCCGCAGGGTGGTGGTCATCACAGCTGTTCTACCCACCCCGGGGCCGTCCGTCATCAGGATTTACCCCAGGCTCGGGTCGCGGTCCCGAGCCGCGTGCTCGTCGAAGATCCGCATGGCCTTCGCGGTGACCGGGCCGGGCGCCGGCGTCAGCTCACGGGAGTCGACCCGGTGCACGGCCTGCACGTCGCGGAGGGTCGAGGTCAGGAAGATCTCGTCGGCGGTCTCCAGCACGTCCAGCGGCAGGTCCGTCTCCTCGGCCCCGGTCCACCGGACGACGAGGGCGCGGGTGATGCCCGCCAGACAGCCGGAGGAGACGGGCGGGGTGAGGATCCGGCCGCCGACCACGACGAAGACGTTGGAGCCGGTGCCCTCGCAGAGCTGTCCCACCGTGTTGGCGAAGAGGGCCTCGGTGGCGCCCCGCTCCCGCGCCCGGGCCAGGGCGACGACGTTCTCGCCGTACGAGGTGGTCTTGAGGCCGGTGAGGGCGCCGCGCTCGTTCCGGGTCCACGGCACGGTGACCACGGCGGTGGAGTCGGCGCGGCGGCCCGTCTCCCCGAGCCCGACGACCAGGCTGGTGCCGGCGTCCCCGCGCTCCGAACCGAGCGGGGAGAGGCCGCCGGTGTACGTGATGCGGAGCCGGCCGAGCTCCATCGGGTTGGCGTCGAGGACGGCGGCGCAGGCGCGGCGGACCTCGTCGAGGTCCGGGTCGGGCAGGCCGAGGCCGCGGGCGGAGCGGGTGAGGCGCTCCAGGTGGAGGGTGAGGGCGAAGGTCTCGCCGCGCTCCGCCTTGACCGTCTCGAAGACGCCGTCGCCGACGGTCAGCCCGTGGTCCAGTACGGAGACCAGGGCGTTCTCCGCGTCGTGCAGCCCGCCGTTGACCCAGATTTTCATCGAGAAGTGGCCTTTCCGCTCGCCTCAAGGGCGCCTGACTCGTAGGCGCCCGACGCTATCGCGACCAGCCGGGACGCCTTCAGCTCGGTCTCCTCCCACTCCCGCTCCGGGTCGGAGCCCCAGGTGATCCCGGCGCCGGTGCCGAACCGGAGCACGCCCTCGGGGCGGTCGATCCAGAAGGTCCTTATCCCGACGGCCAGCTCCGCGGTGCCCGCGTCGGCGTCGACCCAGCCGATGCCTCCGCAGTAGGGGCCGCGGGGTGCGGTCTCCAAGGCCTCGATGATCCGCAGGGCGCTGGACTTGGGGGCGCCGGTGACGGAACCGGGCGGGAAGGTGGCGTCGAGCAGCTCGGGCCAGCCGGCGTCCTCGCGCAGCAGACCGGTCACCGTGGAGACCAGGTGGACGAGGCCGGGGTGCTCCTCGATCGCGCAGAGGGCGGGGACGGCGACGGAGCCGGTCTCGCTGACGCGTCCCAGGTCGTTGCGGACCAGGTCGACGATCATCACGTTCTCCGCGTGGTCCTTGGGGAGGAGGTCGGCGGCGGTGCGGCCGGTCCCCTTGATGGGGCCGGAGGAGATCAGGGCCCCTTCCCTGCGCAGATAGAGCTCGGGGGACGCGGTGGCGACCTCCACGCCGTGCGCGGGCAGCCGGATCGTTCCGGCGTAGGGGGCCGGGTTGCCCCGGGCGAGGAGCGCGGTGAGGGCGTCGACGTCGGCGGCGGCCGGATCCGGCAGCGGCGCGGTCAGCACCCGGCAGAGGTTCGCCTGGTAGACCTCCCCGCGCGCGATGTGCTCGCGCACGCGCCGGACGCCCGCGGTGTACGCGGCGCGGTCGAGGGAGGACGTCCAGTCACCGGCGGCGGGCCCGCGCCAGGCGCCCGGGACGGGCGCGGGGACGGGGTCGGGCCGCACGTCGCCGAAGCGCGCGCAGGTCAGGCGCCCTTCGAAGTCGGCGCAGATGGCCCAGAAGCCGGTGGAGTCCAGGGCTTCGGGGTCGTGGGTGACGTCCCGGAGGTCGGTCGCGACGAGGCCGCCGAAGCGGGCCAGAGGAGCAAGGTCGTGCACGCATCGAGTCTAGGTCGGCCGGAGGTGGGGCACCGGGGGCGCGTGTGACGGCGCTCCCCGCCACCCCGGGAACACGGCGCGTGAACGTGGCGCGAACCCTCCGGGACGCCCGGCCGGGCACCCGGATCGGCGCGCAGGTCAGCACGCTGCGGAAACGCGTTTTTGTGCTGGCCCAGGAATCCGCTAGAGTTCAACACGTCGCCGGGACGCGCAAGCGAAACGGAAACGACAAGCGGACGTGGCTCAGTTGGTAGAGCATCACCTTGCCAAGGTGAGGGTCGCGAGTTCGAATCTCGTCGTCCGCTCGATGTGGGGGATCTTCCCGAACCCCTGTATTCACTCCTGGTGGAGTGGCCGAGAGGCGAGGCAACGGCCTGCAAAGCCGTCTACACGGGTTCAAATCCCGTCTCCACCTCCAAGCGCGATTAGCTCAGCGGGAGAGCGCTTCCCTGACACGGAAGAGGTCACTGGTTCAATCCCAGTATCGCGCACGCAGAACAACCGAAGATCCGGTCCGTACGGACCGTCCCGCGCGATTAGCTCAGCGGGAGAGCGCTTCCCTGACACGGAAGAGGTCACTGGTTCAATCCCAGTATCGCGCACGCAGTACGCAGTGCCTTCGGGCACGTCGTGTGCACCACCCGCGCGATTAGCTCAGCGGGAGAGCGCTTCCCTGACACGGAAGAGGTCACTGGTTCAATCCCAGTATCGCGCACCACCAAGAAGCCCCCCGGCCGTCGCATCACGCGACCGGGGGGCTTTCTCGTGTGCCCGCTCCGGGCATGCTCGTGCACCGGGAGACCCGGTGCACCTGAGGTCAGACGGCTGACGTCAGGAGGAGAAGAGCATGCGGCCGAAACCGCGCTGGCGGTAGTGACCGCCGCCGTGGTGACCGCCGTGGTGCGGGGCGCCCCAGGCGGGAGCGGCGGGCTGCGCGGCCGGGTAGGCCTGCGGGGCCGGCGGCGCGGGCGGGGCCTGCTGGACCCACTGGGACTCCAGGCGGGTCAGGGCCTCCAGCTCGCCGTAGTCCAGGAATATCCCGCGGCAGCCGCTGCACTGCTCGATCTGGACACCGTTGCGGTTGTACGTGTGCATGGCCGCGTGACACTTGGGACACTGCATCGTCGGCTCAACTCCCTGACGTCGCCGTTCGAATGGTGGCTTCACCTTACGTGGACGCCGTGGCGCCCGAGTCGGTTCGATGCCCGGCGATACGGGCGCAGGTGTCGATCATCACGTCCTCGACCTCGTCGAGCGGCCGGCCCTCCGCCGACGACTTCGCGAGGGCCAGGGCGGCGGTCTGGACCGTCAGGGCGCGGGCCGGGACGTCGAGTTGGACCCAGGGATCGGCGCCCACGGCCGGACCGCCCGCCTCCTGGTACGCGCCGAGGAAGCGGGACCAGATCTCCGGGGGCAGGATTCCGGCCGCGAACCAGGCGGCGGGGCGGGCCAGATCCCAGGCCGGGTCGCCGAGCCCGAGGTCGTCCATGTCGATGAGCCGCCAGGGCGCGGCGGCCGGGGAGGTCGCTGCCGGAGACGTGGTCGCAGGGGAGGTGGCCGAGGGCCCGGTGTCGCGGACCAGTTGGCCCAGGTGGAAGTCGCCGTGGCAGAGCAGGCGGGGGCCCGGGGCGGGGTGCGCGAGGACCGACCTCCAGGCGGCGAGCACGGTCGCCGCGGCCGGGTGCCCGGGCGCCGTCCGGCGCATCCGCTCCACGGCGAGTGCCGCCTTCACGGGCGCCCTCATCGCCGGGAGCCGGGCGGCCTGCCCGGGCGGCGGCGGGGTGCGGTGGAGCAGGGCCAGCAGCCTCGCCGCCTCCTCCCAGGGGGCGGCGTCGGGGTCGGCCGGGTCCACCGGCGGGCCGTACGGCCACACCGTGACGGGGCGGCCGTCGAGCTCGGCGGGCGGGGCCGCGGGCGAGGTGAGGGGCGGGAGGAAGACCCCGGCGACGTCCGGGTGGGCGACCAGCGCCAGCCGCGCCCGGTGCTCCTCGGGGTCCGTACCGGGGGCGTGCGCCTTCACGACCAGCCGCCCGTGCCGTACGACCGTCCCGTCGTCCCGGTCCGCGAGCACCCCGACCAGGCCGCCCGCGCAGCCGCAGGGCGCTCCGGAACGGTGGGCCGCGGCGTGCGCGAGGGCGGCGAGACGGGCGGGGAGGGGCTGAGGGGCGGAGTTCACGGGGGCGAGCGTACGGGGCGGGGGCCCGGTGCCGCCGCCCGGCGGCGTCCGGGAAAGCGCGAGGGCCGGTCAGCTCCCCAGCTGACCGGCCCCACGCTGCCGTCCGCCGCACCCCCGTCCCCACGGGGTTGATGGCCGGATGTCCCGACCCGGGCCGCTCTCCCGGGTCCGGGGCGCTGTTCAGCGCCCCAGCATCACGCCCACGGACGACGCCTGTGTGACCACCGCTTCCCAGCCGCCGAAGACGACCACGAGCAGGGCCGCGAGAGGGAGGACCATGGCGGTGGCCACCAAGGGGTGACGCCGGCTCGAAGGCCGGGTGCTCGTCCGCGATGCCGTGAAAGCCATGGTTCCTCTCCTGTCGTGTCTGGCGCGGCGGGTGCTTGACCTCGGGGG is from Streptomyces venezuelae ATCC 10712 and encodes:
- a CDS encoding SsgA family sporulation/cell division regulator encodes the protein MNTTVSCELHLRLVVSSESSLPVPAGLRYDTADPYAVHATFHTGAEETVEWVFARDLLAEGLHRPTGTGDVRVWPSRSHGQGVVCIALSSPEGEALLEAPARALESFLKRTDAAVPPGTEHRHFDLDTELSHILADS
- a CDS encoding CGNR zinc finger domain-containing protein; this encodes MLIPHDTRIALDTVVDLMNTAPQGDRPDELADIEGLQTFVHAHKISDVGDLGPADLRAVRLVREKFAAVFSAPEARIAAPLINQLVAGAGTTPQLTDHDGYDWHVHYFAPGASVADHLAADCGMALAFIVVAGEQERLRRCEAPDCGRAFVDLSRNRSRRYCDSRTCGNRLHVAAYRARRKEAAG
- a CDS encoding DsbA family protein, producing MSDSTTAPASPVVLEAWFDLQCPDCFQALDDVRALREKYGDRLDVQLRHFPLAKHKHAYAAAQAAEEACEQGKGWPYAEALLARTAELGERGEPVLMEVATELGLDAEEFDTALIDGRHLLTVDADEAEGKAIKVTGTPTYVIGGERLDGGQSQDGLRGRIEEIADRLLRG
- a CDS encoding GNAT family N-acetyltransferase is translated as MTTTLRPAEPLQQTPDGGRSRTYDVCVNSRRVGSVHLSTDPGFGAASGVIGRLRVDEPDRGRGRGTVAALASEEVLRGWGCVEVQVSVPADAEAALRMVRSLGYTERSRNMVKELPAEQPLLPEGVEIRPMTGAEYAAWEVRAKEGFARSWIDRGVPEDQARAKAESSHARYLPEGLDTPGVAIHVVVRDGRPAGFLWTGRIELEPGLWAGFVYDIEVDEAQRGHGYGRALMLLAERVAWEAGETLLGLHVFAGNTPAIRLYESLGYRTTYVNSAKELR
- a CDS encoding aminotransferase class IV, whose protein sequence is MKIWVNGGLHDAENALVSVLDHGLTVGDGVFETVKAERGETFALTLHLERLTRSARGLGLPDPDLDEVRRACAAVLDANPMELGRLRITYTGGLSPLGSERGDAGTSLVVGLGETGRRADSTAVVTVPWTRNERGALTGLKTTSYGENVVALARARERGATEALFANTVGQLCEGTGSNVFVVVGGRILTPPVSSGCLAGITRALVVRWTGAEETDLPLDVLETADEIFLTSTLRDVQAVHRVDSRELTPAPGPVTAKAMRIFDEHAARDRDPSLG
- a CDS encoding chorismate-binding protein, with amino-acid sequence MHDLAPLARFGGLVATDLRDVTHDPEALDSTGFWAICADFEGRLTCARFGDVRPDPVPAPVPGAWRGPAAGDWTSSLDRAAYTAGVRRVREHIARGEVYQANLCRVLTAPLPDPAAADVDALTALLARGNPAPYAGTIRLPAHGVEVATASPELYLRREGALISSGPIKGTGRTAADLLPKDHAENVMIVDLVRNDLGRVSETGSVAVPALCAIEEHPGLVHLVSTVTGLLREDAGWPELLDATFPPGSVTGAPKSSALRIIEALETAPRGPYCGGIGWVDADAGTAELAVGIRTFWIDRPEGVLRFGTGAGITWGSDPEREWEETELKASRLVAIASGAYESGALEASGKATSR
- a CDS encoding zf-TFIIB domain-containing protein, encoding MQCPKCHAAMHTYNRNGVQIEQCSGCRGIFLDYGELEALTRLESQWVQQAPPAPPAPQAYPAAQPAAPAWGAPHHGGHHGGGHYRQRGFGRMLFSS
- a CDS encoding aminoglycoside phosphotransferase family protein; the protein is MNSAPQPLPARLAALAHAAAHRSGAPCGCAGGLVGVLADRDDGTVVRHGRLVVKAHAPGTDPEEHRARLALVAHPDVAGVFLPPLTSPAAPPAELDGRPVTVWPYGPPVDPADPDAAPWEEAARLLALLHRTPPPPGQAARLPAMRAPVKAALAVERMRRTAPGHPAAATVLAAWRSVLAHPAPGPRLLCHGDFHLGQLVRDTGPSATSPATTSPAATSPAAAPWRLIDMDDLGLGDPAWDLARPAAWFAAGILPPEIWSRFLGAYQEAGGPAVGADPWVQLDVPARALTVQTAALALAKSSAEGRPLDEVEDVMIDTCARIAGHRTDSGATAST